A single window of Magnetococcus marinus MC-1 DNA harbors:
- the efp gene encoding elongation factor P, whose translation MLSHTEMKQGKRVLIDDQPWIIVKADFVKPGKGQAFTKIKVKNLMDGRVIERTFKSSDSVAKADVVDVEMQYLYNDGELYHFMNPATFEQVALSEKQVEECKKWLKENEVYEVTLWENRAINVVPPSFMILEITECEPGVRGDTVTGATKPAVVESGASIKVPLFVEIGARVKVDTRTGEYMERAKG comes from the coding sequence ATGTTATCCCATACAGAAATGAAGCAAGGTAAACGTGTTCTGATTGATGATCAGCCGTGGATCATCGTGAAGGCCGATTTTGTAAAACCCGGTAAGGGGCAAGCCTTCACCAAGATCAAGGTTAAAAACTTGATGGATGGTCGGGTTATCGAGCGCACCTTTAAATCCAGCGACAGTGTGGCCAAAGCCGATGTTGTGGATGTGGAGATGCAGTATCTTTATAACGATGGCGAGCTCTACCACTTTATGAACCCCGCCACCTTTGAACAGGTTGCTTTAAGCGAAAAGCAGGTGGAAGAGTGTAAAAAGTGGCTTAAAGAGAATGAGGTCTACGAAGTGACGCTGTGGGAAAACCGCGCCATTAACGTGGTGCCGCCCTCCTTTATGATCCTGGAAATTACCGAGTGCGAGCCCGGTGTACGGGGTGATACGGTTACAGGGGCAACCAAGCCGGCGGTGGTGGAGAGTGGTGCTTCCATCAAGGTCCCCCTGTTTGTAGAGATTGGCGCACGGGTTAAAGTGGATACCCGCACCGGCGAGTATATGGAACGGGCCAAAGGTTAA